Genomic window (Bacillus vallismortis):
GCGCGTGCGGCGAAGCTGACGATGGATCGGGAAGGCATCAGGCGGCTTGCGGCGGAAACGCTCGGACTTGCGACGGCTGGCTATGAATTTGCGAATACATATGACGAATTTGTACAAGCGGCAGCTCAGATCGGCTTCCCTTGTGTCGTTAAACCATTGATGAGTTCTTCTGGAAAAGGCCAAAGTGTATGCCGCTCTGAAACGGATTTAGCAAGCTGCTGGGAGACGGCGATGGAAGGCGGACGGGTGAAAAACGGGCGCGTGATTGTTGAGGAGTTTATTCCATTCGAATCAGAAATTACGCTCTTAACCGTACGTGCGGTCAACGGGACGACATTTTGCGAGCCAATCGGCCATGTGCAAAAGGACGGAGACTATATCGAATCATGGCAGCCGCATCATATGACAGAGCAGCAAAAGGTAGAAGCGAAGCATATTGCGAAAGCCATTACGGATGAGCTTGGCGGATACGGTCTGTTTGGCGTTGAGCTGTTCCTTGCGAAAGATAAAGTGTATTTCAGTGAGGTATCTCCTCGTCCACATGATACGGGTCTTGTCACGCTGGTGACGCAAAATTTGTCAGAATTCGCGCTGCATGTCCGGGCGATTCTCGGTTTTCCGATTACAGAAATCACCCAGCTTTCTCCTGGCGCCAGCCGGCCCCTCAAAGCACCGGAAGAATCAGCGGACTACACTGTTGAAGGCCTGGAAAACGCGCTGGCAGTACCGAAGACACAAGTTCGCGTCTTTGGCAAGCCGATAACGAAAGCCGGACGCCGTATGGCGGTTGCGCTTTCTGGGGCAGATACAGTCGAAACAGCGAGAGAGAACGCAAAGAAAGCGTTGGATCAGCTATCTATAAAGTAGAGTTTAAGCGGGCCTTTGTCATGTACAAGGCCTGTTTTTTTCATCCTCCATAAAAGTTTTATCATAAGAATCAGAAATTTGATTATAATGTAAAAGTCTTCCATGTATAAGGGTGGTTGACACAAAGGGAGGGAGATGGCTAGAATGAAATTAGTTTCAACATTCAGAAAAAGATGGTTCACTGGTTTAACGGTTTTATGTTTGGCATTGGCAGCGGCGGTATCTTTCGGCGCACCGGCAAAAGCGGCAGAGAACCCGCAAATGTCTGTATCGAATAACGGTAAAGAAGCCGATGCTACGAAAAACCAAACGTCAAAAGAAGAACAGGTTTCCGATCCTTATGAGGGAACCGGGAAAACAAGTAAATCGCTTTACGGCCAAAAGGGACTGGAAAAAAACATTCAAGCCTTACAGCCTTCGAGTATCATCGGAACCGATGAACGCACCAGAATCTCCAGCACTACATCTTTTCCTTACAGAGCAACTGTCCAACTTTCAATCAAGTATCCCAACACCTCAAGCACATATGGATGCACCGGGTTTTTAGTCAATGCCAATACAGTCGTAACGGCTGGACATTGTGTGTACAGCCAGGATCATGGATGGGCTTCAACGATTACAGCCGCGCCGGGCCGCAACGGTTCGTCATATCCTTATGGAACTTATTCAGGCACGATGTTTTACTCCGTTAAAGGATGGACGGAAAGCAATAACACCAATTATGATTACGGAGCTATTAAATTAAACGGTTCTCCCGGAAACACGGTTGGCTGGTACGGCTATCGGACAACAAACAGCAGCAGTCCCGCGGGACTTTCCTCGTCAGTGACAGGATTCCCGTGTGACAAAACATTTGGCACAATGTGGTCTGATACAAAGCCGATTCGATCCGCTGAAACATATAAGCTGACCTATACAACAGATACGTACGGCTGCCAAAGCGGCTCACCTGTTTATCGAAACTACAGTGATACAGGACAGACAGCTATTGCGATTCACACGAACGGGGGATCGTCATACAACTTGGGAACAAGGGTGACGAACGATGTATTCAACAATATTCAATATTGGGCAAATCAATAAATACAGCAAATTAGCCATTTTCATGTTTATTTTGTTTTTATGCGGGTGCAGTTCACCGACCCAATCTGCTCAGAAAGAAACAACGATTCCTGTCACTCTTCATGTGGAGGATGCTGAGGGGGTGCCGGTTGAAGGAGTGCAAGTGACGATTGTCGCAGCACCGGTCTCAGATCAAGAGCCGAGTATAGAGATTGGCGAGATACTCGGCAAAACAGACAAAAATGGAGACATCAAATGGGATACCGGCAAAAAAGGTAACTACTCAGTCGCATTGACGAAGGATGAAAAATCAGTAACCCATCACATCTCATTAACAGAGGATAAAAAAGATAAGGTCATTCCATTAGTTTTCAAAGAATAGGCGGTTTCCTTGATTTCGAGGAAACCGCCTTTTTTTATCACAGAAAGCCAAACTATATATATATACTGGAAATTTATAATATGAGATAATCATACATAGGTATTTTTTCTTACGAGACAAAAGGGGCATTATCCTTGATTTTTATATCAATCAACCCGGAGGAAAAAGAAGAAAATGACACAATATTCGATGCAGCCTGCCGCGGCTGAAAGCGGTCTTCGCTTTTACCAGGCATATGATCAAAGCCTTTCTTTGTGGCCGATTGAGTCGGAAGCATTCTATGTTTCTACTCGTTTTGGAAAAACGCATATCATGGCAAGTGGGCCAAAGGACGCACCTTCGCTCGTTTTGCTTCACAGGGGGCTCTTCAGCTCTCTTATGTGGTATCCGAATATCGCGGCGTGGAGCAGTCAATATCGTACATATGCGGTCGATATAATAGGAGACAAAAACAAAAGTATACCATCAGCTGCTCTGGATACGAGAGCAGATTGCGCAGAATGGCTGAAAGACGTCTTAGATTCGCTTGAACTTGAGACCGCACACTTGGCAGGCCTCTCGCTGGGGGGTTCCCATATCGTGAATTTTTTGCTCCAATCGCCTGAAAGAGTAGAGCGGGCGGTTGTGATGAGTCCTGCTGAAGCATTTATATCATATTATCCAGATGTCTATAAATTTGCTGCGGGCCTTACAGGGTCAAGAGGAGCTGAGGCATATATCAAGTGGGTCACGGCTAGCCGTTATGATCTGCATCCTGCGCTGCAAAGACAAATTGTGGCGGGTGTGGAATGGCAGGATGAACAAAGAAGCCTGAAACCGACAGAAAACGGCTTTCCGTACGTGTTCACAGACCGGGAATTGAAATCGATTGCGGTCCCGATGCTGCTGATGTTCGGTGAGCACGAGGTCATGTGCCATCAGCAAATGGCTTTAGAGCGGGCTTCAATATTGGTGCCGGGAATTCAGGCTGAAATCGTGAAGAACGCCGGGCATTTGTTATCTCTGGAGCAGCCAGAGTACGTCAATCAACGAGTCTTGTCCTTTTTGAGCGAAGAATAAAATTGTCAGAAACATGAAAAGAATGGCATTCATTGTTCAAAAGGTAACAAATGTTGTATAATAATAGAATTTGAATGCTGCTTTTTGCAGGGCATTTTATGTTATCATGCTTAATAGAGAAAATTTTTCCTGTAACGCTATTCGATCCATAACGTCGAATAATGATAGATGGTTTTACAATTGGAGGTTTGGTTACACTGTGAATTATATCCCCTGTATGATTACGATAGGAAATTTTATTTGCGGACTGCTGGCGATTCATTCCTTGTTATATCACAACATTCATTCAGCAGTGCTCTTCATTTTTACCGGCATGCTTCTCGATTTTTTTGACGGGATGGCTGCACGTAAGCTGAATGCCGTTTCTGATATGGGAAAAGAACTGGATTCGTTTGCCGACCTAGTGACGTTTGGTGTGGCTCCTTCAATGCTTGCTTACAGTGTCGCATTATACTCTCTTCCATTTATCGGGATTTTATGCGCATTGACGTACAGCATTTGCGGAATGCTTCGCCTCTCTAAATTTAACATTGAACAAAGTAAGCTTCCGACATTTATCGGAATGCCGATTCCATTTGCGGGCATGTGTCTTGTGATTCTCAGCTTTACCTATAATCCGATCCTGCTGGCGATCGGCACTTGCGGACTTTCATATTTAATGGTGAGCAAAATTAAATTTCCTCATTTTAAAAAACACGCGGCAGAAAACCTGGAGTCCGGGAGATGGAATTAGTTCAGCAGCTCATAGCGGATTACGGTTATCTCGCTATTTTTTTGATGCTCGTATTAGGGATTGTTGGATTGCCGATACCGGATGAAGTGATGATGACTGTCGTCGGCTACTTTACGCATACGGACGTGCTGAATTATGAGCTTTCGATATTCATCAGTTTTGTCGGGGCTTTGTCAGGTATGCTGATCAGCTACATGATCGGCAGAAAAGCCGGCCGCCCATTTATCGACAAGTACGGCAAGTGGGTCGGATTAAAAGAAAAGAGAATGATGAAAGTTGAAAAATGGATGAAGAAATACGGTCCATATTCGCTTATTTTAGGTTATTTCATACCCGGCGTCAGACATATGACGTGCTACTTTTCGGGAATAGGCAAAATGGAACTGAAAACGTATATTGCGTTTGCGGCAATCGGCGCCTTTTTATGGTGCTTTATTTTTATTACAATCGGAAGGGTTATAGGGATTATTCATGTTTAACACAGCTGTAAAGATTCTGTATCGTTCATTGATAGAGCTGACGAATCATCGTCTGTCATCCTATCTGATTAAAGGATTTTGCGAGTCTAAAATCAGCAAACCGGTCATTCCGCTTTTCTCAAAACATTTTCGGCTAAATTGGGATGATGTTGACGGTACGGCCGCTGATTATGGTTCGCTGTCCGAATTGTTCATTCGACATATTGATCTGGAGCGGCGCCCTGTTTCAAAAGAGTTGCAGGCGGTGGTCAGCCCTGTTGACGGTGTGGTTCAGACGGTGGGAAAAATCAACCCGAATCAAACCTTTACGGTAAAGGGAAAAGATTATTCATTCGCTGAGCTGACCGGCTGTAAACGCGCGGACCATCAATACAACGGCGGTTACTTCGTCGTGCTGTATCTAAGCCCGCGGCATTATCACCGTTTCCATTCCCCAATCAGCTGCAGGTATCAAAAGCTGGCCGAGCTCGGAAATCGTTCATACCCGGTAAATCAATTAGGGTTAAAATACGGAAAAGATGTGCTGTCGAAAAATTATCGCTTTGTATACGAGCTGAATGGCGGCAGTCGAAGTGTCCTGATGATTCCTGTCGGCGCGTTGAATATTAACTCTATCGTGCAGACAAGTACCCGGGACGAGCTGGAGATTGGCGAGGAGCTGGGATACTTTTCATTCGGCTCAACCGTCATTTTGATTTTTGAAAAAGACGCGTTCAAGCCGGCCGCCAATTTAACAGAAGGCCAGGAAGTCCAAGTCGGAGAATTGATAGGTTACGAAGAGTAAAAAGAGGGGCTCGTCTAAACGAAGCGCCTCTTTTTTTGGAAGGAAGTGAGACTCATGGAGAAACAAATCGCCAGCTGGATCACAGATTATCAGAAAACCGGAGATGAAGCTGTCCTGAGGCAAGTGCGAGAGGCGTGCTGGCCGATCGTTGAAGCGATTCTGCAAGAAATGGCAACGGATGAGGCACTAGCGAGCGACCTGCACAAGAAAGGAATCGAGCGGTTTCCGTTTATCATCAGCAAATACCGAGCGGATGTGCAGCTTCCAGTAGAAACATTTTTACGAAATACGTATCGGTTTTACTTTCAGCAGGTGATGAGAGAATCCAGTGAAAGCTTCTTTTAATAAGAGAGGCTTTTTTCGCTGTGGAAAAAGGAAACTTTTTCTATATCTATCTCGTAACTACTAGAGAACCTTGCAGAAAAGGAGAGATAGAATTGAAACGAATGATAGTGAAAATGGCTCTGCCGCTGCTGATCGTCTGTCTGGTGTTTTCTTCTTTTTCAGCCTCAGCCCGGGCTGTTTCTGAAGAAAAACATTGGGAGCGCTGGATTGAACGACATGCGCGTCCACTGGATGCTTCCGATGCTTCAAACAAAGACCTTCGCTTTTTGAAGAAGGTGCTGAAGGGAAAACGAATCGTTCAGTTAGGAGAAACCACACACGGCGCTGGCGAAATCAATGCAACAAAGATCCGCATGATCAAATACCTCCATGAAGAATTAGGATATGATGTTTTGGCATTCGAGTCCGGATTTTCGGATACAAATACATCCTACCTCAATATGGGCCAATCCACCTCTAAGAGCACGATGAAAAACTCCATTTACGCCGTTTGGCACACAGAAGATGTCGTTGAACTGTTTGATTACATGAAAGAGCAAAAAGAGAAAGGCGATCCGCTTATCTTGACCGGTTTTGATATTCAAAGCCTTAAAGCTTCATTTAATGATAATGCGAATCAATGGGTGAAGGCGGTGAACCCGGAAAAAGCTGAGCTGCTTTCCCAATCAGAAAACGATTTTTCAGAATTGGTGACTGGCAGTAGCACCTTTGAGGAATTTACGCAAAAGAAGGAAGTGCTGGTGAAAAACTACGGTGAGCTTATTCAATTCGCAGAAACACATGCATCGAAGTTAAAAGCACAACTACCGAAAGAGCCGAAAGCTTATGAGATGTTTATGCATTCTCTCCAGCTGCGAATTGACGTAATGGAAACGTATATGCCTCAAGAAATGAAACAAAAGCTAGAGGATTATCCGGAGAAATTAGAGGATTTACCTTTCGTTTTAAGAGACCGAATGATGGCTGATCAATTTCAGTGGATTGCCGACACCCTTTATCCAAAAAAGAAAATCATTGTCTGGGGCCACAATTACCATCTCCGCAAACAGAATACGAAAATGATTAAGGATATGACACAGGCAAACACTCCTAATATGGGTGATTATTTGCCGGAGCGGCTGAAAAAACAAACATATACGATTGGTATTTATGCATATTCAGGCGCCAGTCTTGATAGCTCAGACAATAAGACCGTTACGCCGGTCACAAGCCCGCCGCCGACTGGAAGTCTCGAAGCTTTGCTGAAGGCTGCGGACCATCCAGCTGTGTTTGTTGATTTTCTCCATACAAAAAACAAGAAAGGCACTTCGTGGATGTATACCCCGCGGACAGCACTTTATTGGGGATTCATGGAAGAGCAGATGATCCTGAAGGAACAATATGACGGTGTCATTTGGCTGGAGCATATCACGCCATCTGTCATTATCAAGTGAGCGGTGTCCCCTGTGATATAACAGGGGATTTTTACATATCGCAAAAATCATCAAAACATATAAGCCGAGATCCATTATTCTAAAAAAGAAAGGAGATTAAAACGTGCAATGTATTATGAAAAAGCTGTCCAGAAAACAATCGATTGGATTGAATCACATTTACATGAGCAAATATCAAGTGAGGATATTGTAAACGTTTCAGGCTTTTCAAAATTCCATTTTCATCGGATTTTTCAAAAAGAAGTCGGCATGTCGGTTGCTTCTTATATTCGGTTAAGGCGTCTTGCGAATGCAGCGGCAGCTTTGCTTTATACAGATCTTCGCATTATTGATATTGCTTTGTATTATCAGTTTGAATCTCAAGAAGCATTTACGAGGACGTTCAAAAAGCTGTATCACATGCCGCCTGGCGCATATCGAACATTTATGAAGCGTTTTACCTCAAAAAAGGAGGAATCTTACATGGAGAAAAAAATGAAGGGCTGGGTTTTGAGCGGGAGCCATCCGTTCCAATTCGAAATGGGGGTTGACCGGGAAAATGTACATCAGGGAAAAGCTTCAGGGTATTTAAAATCAACGATGGTGCAGGGCAACGGTGAATTTGCGACGATGATGCAGCAATTTAAGGCAGATCGCTATCTAGGAAAAAGGCTTCGGCTATCAAGTTTTATCAAAACAAAAGGAGTGCAGCATTTTGCCTCACTTTGGATGCGGGTTGACAGTGCTGCTGACGATGTTCTCCAATTTGACAATATGAGCAACAGGCCTATTACCGGGACAACCAATTGGAATCATTATGCTATTGTTTTAGATGTCCCTGAAAAGAGTGCTGTGATTTCCTTTGGTGTCCTATTATCTGGGCCGGGTCAGATGTGGATGGATCATGTTGTTTTTGAAGAGGTAGATGAGAGTATTCCTTCAACAAATCTTGAAATGCCGGGAGAACTTTTAGATGAGCCGATAAATTTATCTTTTGAAGAGGAACTACAAAAATAGTTTTCAGACAACTACTTTTATTAGTAAGTTAGTGGAAAATACTATTCGTTATTAATAAACCCTGGTGCCGCGTGGGTTTGCAAGAGCTTGGATATTTTTATCAGTCTGTGCGGATATGTTCATCTTTGCGGCATTTTCCTGTATGATATAGTAAGAGTGTGCATAGCAACTAACTATAATTGAACAGGGTGTTTAAATCATGGAAAAACAATACAGAGTATTACTTTACTATAAATATGTTCCGATTGAAGATCCAGAGGCGTTTAGAGAGCAGCATTTGGCTTTTTGTAAGGAGCTTGGTTTGTTAGGCCGTATTCTTGTTTCTTCTGAAGGAATTAACGGTACGGTATCAGGTACGGTTGAACAGACTGAAAAATATATGCAAACAATGAAAGCTGATCCTCGTTTTGCGGATATGGTATTTAAAATTGATGAGGAAGAAGGCCATGCGTTCAAAAAAATCTTCGTCCGCCATAAGGAAGAGCTTGTAACGCTACGTCTTGAGGATGATGTGGATCCGAATGAAACAACGGGACAGCATTTGAAGCCTGCGGAATTTTACGAGAAAATGCAGGATCCTAACACAATTGTGCTCGACGCGCGTAACGATTACGAGTATGATCTTGGCCATTTCAGAGGTGCTGTCCGTCCTGACATCGAAGCCTTCCGTGAATTGCCTGAGTGGATTGAAGAGAACAAAGAACTGCTTGAAGGCAAACAGATTTTAACGTACTGCACGGGCGGGGTGCGCTGTGAAAAATTCTCAGGATGGCTGATGAAGCAAGGTTTTGAAGATGTATCACAGCTTGACGGCGGAATCGTGACTTACGGAAAAGATCCTGAGGTGCAAGGCAAGCTTTGGGACGGCCAGTGCTACGTCTTTGATGAAAGAATCAGCGTGCCTGTCAACCGTGTCGAGCATGTGGTTGTCGGAAAAGACTGCTTTACAGGTGAACCGTGTGAGCGTTATGTGAACTGCGCAAATCCATCTTGCAACAAAAAAATGATATGCACACCGGAAAATGAGTATAAGTATATGCGCAGCTGCAGCCACGAATGCCGCACGAACTCAAGAAACCTGTATGTCAAAGAGCACAATATGACAGAAGAAGAAGTCATCGCAAGACTGGCAGCGATTGAAAAAGAAGATCACGCTGCTGCTGAATAGTAGAAAGAACACCTTGTATTCAAGGTATTCTCAGATGTTGACAAAATCCTAAAACATTTCGTTTCGGGATTTTGTCCTTTTTTATTTTGGTGGTGATGTTTTCATGTGCCAACGAAAACATCACCAGCAGGAGGGATTTTTTACTTTATTTGAATGTGCTTCATATCTTCTTCAGATGCATTGGTGAAAATGATCGGTGTTACAGCTGAAGCGGCATGCTGTTTGATGGTATCGAGATCAAATGAGAGAAGCAGTTCACCTTGTGTGACGGCTTGTCCGCTCGTGACATGTGCTTCGAAGCTTTCCCCGTTTAATTTGACAGTATCAATGCCGACATGAATCAGGATTTCAATGCCGTGGGCACTCATAAAGCCGATGGCGTGCTTTGTCGGAAAAATGGAGACGATTTCGCCGTCTGCTGGGGCAATGACTTTTCCTTCCGATGGATCAATCGCAAACCCCTCGCCCATCATTTTTTCTGAAAAAACTGGATCCGGCACGTCCGTTAAAGAGACTGTTTCTCCTTTGAGCGGATAAATAAAGGATTCGTCAGAAGCGGGAATCTGTTGTATGTCAGTTTCCGCATCCAGCGC
Coding sequences:
- the purT gene encoding phosphoribosylglycinamide formyltransferase 2: MYQSKKVLLLGSGELGKEVVIEAQRLGVQTVAVDSYEHAPAMQVAHNSYVVDMLDREQIRTIIEKEKPDLIVPEVEAIATDELLKLEEEGFYVIPNARAAKLTMDREGIRRLAAETLGLATAGYEFANTYDEFVQAAAQIGFPCVVKPLMSSSGKGQSVCRSETDLASCWETAMEGGRVKNGRVIVEEFIPFESEITLLTVRAVNGTTFCEPIGHVQKDGDYIESWQPHHMTEQQKVEAKHIAKAITDELGGYGLFGVELFLAKDKVYFSEVSPRPHDTGLVTLVTQNLSEFALHVRAILGFPITEITQLSPGASRPLKAPEESADYTVEGLENALAVPKTQVRVFGKPITKAGRRMAVALSGADTVETARENAKKALDQLSIK
- a CDS encoding serine protease → MKLVSTFRKRWFTGLTVLCLALAAAVSFGAPAKAAENPQMSVSNNGKEADATKNQTSKEEQVSDPYEGTGKTSKSLYGQKGLEKNIQALQPSSIIGTDERTRISSTTSFPYRATVQLSIKYPNTSSTYGCTGFLVNANTVVTAGHCVYSQDHGWASTITAAPGRNGSSYPYGTYSGTMFYSVKGWTESNNTNYDYGAIKLNGSPGNTVGWYGYRTTNSSSPAGLSSSVTGFPCDKTFGTMWSDTKPIRSAETYKLTYTTDTYGCQSGSPVYRNYSDTGQTAIAIHTNGGSSYNLGTRVTNDVFNNIQYWANQ
- a CDS encoding DUF2606 family protein; amino-acid sequence: MYSTIFNIGQINKYSKLAIFMFILFLCGCSSPTQSAQKETTIPVTLHVEDAEGVPVEGVQVTIVAAPVSDQEPSIEIGEILGKTDKNGDIKWDTGKKGNYSVALTKDEKSVTHHISLTEDKKDKVIPLVFKE
- a CDS encoding alpha/beta fold hydrolase — protein: MTQYSMQPAAAESGLRFYQAYDQSLSLWPIESEAFYVSTRFGKTHIMASGPKDAPSLVLLHRGLFSSLMWYPNIAAWSSQYRTYAVDIIGDKNKSIPSAALDTRADCAEWLKDVLDSLELETAHLAGLSLGGSHIVNFLLQSPERVERAVVMSPAEAFISYYPDVYKFAAGLTGSRGAEAYIKWVTASRYDLHPALQRQIVAGVEWQDEQRSLKPTENGFPYVFTDRELKSIAVPMLLMFGEHEVMCHQQMALERASILVPGIQAEIVKNAGHLLSLEQPEYVNQRVLSFLSEE
- the pssA gene encoding CDP-diacylglycerol--serine O-phosphatidyltransferase; the protein is MNYIPCMITIGNFICGLLAIHSLLYHNIHSAVLFIFTGMLLDFFDGMAARKLNAVSDMGKELDSFADLVTFGVAPSMLAYSVALYSLPFIGILCALTYSICGMLRLSKFNIEQSKLPTFIGMPIPFAGMCLVILSFTYNPILLAIGTCGLSYLMVSKIKFPHFKKHAAENLESGRWN
- a CDS encoding DedA family protein, whose translation is MELVQQLIADYGYLAIFLMLVLGIVGLPIPDEVMMTVVGYFTHTDVLNYELSIFISFVGALSGMLISYMIGRKAGRPFIDKYGKWVGLKEKRMMKVEKWMKKYGPYSLILGYFIPGVRHMTCYFSGIGKMELKTYIAFAAIGAFLWCFIFITIGRVIGIIHV
- a CDS encoding phosphatidylserine decarboxylase; the protein is MFNTAVKILYRSLIELTNHRLSSYLIKGFCESKISKPVIPLFSKHFRLNWDDVDGTAADYGSLSELFIRHIDLERRPVSKELQAVVSPVDGVVQTVGKINPNQTFTVKGKDYSFAELTGCKRADHQYNGGYFVVLYLSPRHYHRFHSPISCRYQKLAELGNRSYPVNQLGLKYGKDVLSKNYRFVYELNGGSRSVLMIPVGALNINSIVQTSTRDELEIGEELGYFSFGSTVILIFEKDAFKPAANLTEGQEVQVGELIGYEE
- a CDS encoding erythromycin esterase family protein, with protein sequence MKRMIVKMALPLLIVCLVFSSFSASARAVSEEKHWERWIERHARPLDASDASNKDLRFLKKVLKGKRIVQLGETTHGAGEINATKIRMIKYLHEELGYDVLAFESGFSDTNTSYLNMGQSTSKSTMKNSIYAVWHTEDVVELFDYMKEQKEKGDPLILTGFDIQSLKASFNDNANQWVKAVNPEKAELLSQSENDFSELVTGSSTFEEFTQKKEVLVKNYGELIQFAETHASKLKAQLPKEPKAYEMFMHSLQLRIDVMETYMPQEMKQKLEDYPEKLEDLPFVLRDRMMADQFQWIADTLYPKKKIIVWGHNYHLRKQNTKMIKDMTQANTPNMGDYLPERLKKQTYTIGIYAYSGASLDSSDNKTVTPVTSPPPTGSLEALLKAADHPAVFVDFLHTKNKKGTSWMYTPRTALYWGFMEEQMILKEQYDGVIWLEHITPSVIIK
- a CDS encoding helix-turn-helix transcriptional regulator, giving the protein MYYEKAVQKTIDWIESHLHEQISSEDIVNVSGFSKFHFHRIFQKEVGMSVASYIRLRRLANAAAALLYTDLRIIDIALYYQFESQEAFTRTFKKLYHMPPGAYRTFMKRFTSKKEESYMEKKMKGWVLSGSHPFQFEMGVDRENVHQGKASGYLKSTMVQGNGEFATMMQQFKADRYLGKRLRLSSFIKTKGVQHFASLWMRVDSAADDVLQFDNMSNRPITGTTNWNHYAIVLDVPEKSAVISFGVLLSGPGQMWMDHVVFEEVDESIPSTNLEMPGELLDEPINLSFEEELQK
- a CDS encoding rhodanese-related sulfurtransferase, which codes for MEKQYRVLLYYKYVPIEDPEAFREQHLAFCKELGLLGRILVSSEGINGTVSGTVEQTEKYMQTMKADPRFADMVFKIDEEEGHAFKKIFVRHKEELVTLRLEDDVDPNETTGQHLKPAEFYEKMQDPNTIVLDARNDYEYDLGHFRGAVRPDIEAFRELPEWIEENKELLEGKQILTYCTGGVRCEKFSGWLMKQGFEDVSQLDGGIVTYGKDPEVQGKLWDGQCYVFDERISVPVNRVEHVVVGKDCFTGEPCERYVNCANPSCNKKMICTPENEYKYMRSCSHECRTNSRNLYVKEHNMTEEEVIARLAAIEKEDHAAAE